In a genomic window of Primulina huaijiensis isolate GDHJ02 unplaced genomic scaffold, ASM1229523v2 scaffold37281, whole genome shotgun sequence:
- the LOC140968440 gene encoding mediator of RNA polymerase II transcription subunit 10b-like has translation MDSSSQTTASMVAEAGGVATDGNGTMIQQSNDLSPMQSSGVSAAGISSDDPKQNLTQVIDSIQKTLGILHQLYLTVSSFNVASQLPLLQRMNTLVSELDNMTKLAENCNIQVPMDVINLIDDGKNPDEFTRNVLNSCIAKNQITKGKTDAFKGLRRHLLEELDLAFPDEVEAYREIRASSAAESKRLAQLQNSLPNGDVKVKSEI, from the exons ATGGACTCCTCCTCACAGACCACGGCATCAATGGTAGCTGAAGCCGGCGGCGTCGCGACCGACGGTAACGGTACTATGATCCAGCAGTCGAACGACTTATCTCCTATGCAATCTTCCGGCGTATCCGCTGCAGGGATTTCTTCGGACGATCCGAAACAAAATTTAACTCAGGTCATTGATTCGATCCAGAAAACCCTAGGCATCCTACACCAGCTCTACCTCACCGTTTCATCTTTCAACGTTGCTTCCCAGCTCCCTCTCCTGCAGCGCAT GAATACATTGGTGTCGGAGCTGGATAACATGACCAAATTAGCTGAAAACTGTAACATTCAGGTGCCCATGGACGTTATAAA TTTGATTGATGATGGAAAGAATCCAGATGAATTCACTCGGAATGTATTGAATAGCTGCATTGCCAAGAATCAGATTACTAAAGGGAAAACAGATGCCTTTAAG GGACTGCGAAGACATCTACTTGAGGAACTAGACCTGGCATTTCCTGATGAAGTTGAAGCATATAGGGAGATACGTGCATCATCTGCAGCT GAGTCCAAGCGTTTAGCGCAATTACAGAACAGCCTGCCGAATGGAGATGTAAAAGTTAAGTCTGAGATTTGA
- the LOC140968510 gene encoding methionine gamma-lyase-like — MAAEATGNRSIADFSNKKRGSSDDQWDQLAAAKKHQWNKVSQMHAVDPVEALANARHEFGEHGGVNMSIEASATFTVMEPETMARMFSGELGPDRDFFIYSRHFNPTVLNLSRLMAALEGTEAAYCTSSGMSAISCVLLQLCSSGGHVVASRTLYGGTHALLTHFFPRACNITTTFVDVRDVEMVRREIVEGRTKVLYFESMSNPTLTVANVPELCRIAHDKGVTVVVDNTFAPMVLSPARLGADVVVHSISKYISGGADIIAGAVCGPASLVNSMMDVHQGALMLLGPTMNPKIAFELSERLPHLGLRMKEHCHRALVYATRMKKLGLKVIYPGLEDHIDHTLLESISNKDYGYGGILCLDMGTEEKANRLMSLLQNCTQFGLMAVSLGYYETLMSCSGSSTSSEMNEDEKELAGISPGLVRMSVGYTGSLEQKWSQFEKALARMQDPSLLQKM; from the exons ATGGCGGCCGAGGCGACTGGCAACCGTAGCATAGCCGACTTTTCTAACAAGAAAAGAGGGTCTTCCGATGATCAATGGGACCAGCTTGCCGCGGCCAAGAAACATCAGTGGAACAAGGTGTCGCAGATGCATGCGGTGGACCCGGTGGAGGCGCTGGCCAATGCTCGCCACGAATTCGGCGAGCACGGCGGCGTTAACATGTCCATCGAGGCTTCAGCCACCTTCACAGTCATGGAACCCGAGACCATGGCCAGAATGTTCTCCGGTGAATTGGGGCCCGACCGGGATTTCTTCATCTACAGCCGCCACTTCAACCCGACGGTGCTCAATCTCAGCCGCCTCATGGCTGCACTCGAAGGAACGGAGGCTGCCTACTGCACCTCTTCCGGCATGTCCGCCATCTCCTGCGTCCTCCTCCAGCTCTGCAGCTCTGGTGGGCACGTGGTGGCCTCCCGTACACTCTACGGAGGGACTCACGCGCTCCTCACCCACTTTTTCCCCCGCGCGTGCAACATAACGACGACGTTCGTGGACGTCAGGGATGTGGAGATGGTGAGGAGGGAAATAGTGGAGGGCAGAACAAAAGTCCTGTATTTTGAATCGATGTCGAACCCCACACTGACTGTGGCTAACGTGCCGGAGCTGTGCAGGATAGCACACGACAAGGGGGTGACGGTGGTTGTGGACAACACGTTCGCGCCGATGGTGTTGTCTCCGGCGAGGTTGGGGGCGGACGTGGTGGTGCACAGCATCTCCAAATATATTAGCGGTGGCGCCGACATCATCGCAG GTGCTGTGTGCGGTCCAGCCAGCCTAGTGAATTCTATGATGGATGTACATCAGGGGGCTCTCATGTTATTGGGGCCGACCATGAACCCGAAAATCGCATTCGAACTTTCCGAGAGGCTTCCTCACTTGGGTCTTAGAATGAAGGAGCATTGCCATCGGGCCTTGGTGTATGCCACCAGGATGAAGAAGCTCGGTCTCAAAGTTATCTATCCAGGTCTGGAAGATCACATCGATCACACACTGCTCGAGTCCATCTCGAATAAAGACTATGGTTACGGTGGCATTTTGTGTTTGGACATGGGAACCGAGGAGAAGGCCAACAGGTTGATGAGTCTTCTTCAAAACTGCACTCAGTTCGGGCTGATGGCTGTCAGCTTGGGCTACTACGAAACACTGATGTCGTGTTCCGGGAGTAGCACGAGCAGCGAAATGAACGAAGATGAGAAAGAATTGGCTGGCATTTCTCCTGGGTTGGTGAGAATGTCGGTTGGCTATACTGGCTCGTTGGAGCAGAAATGGAGCCAATTCGAGAAGGCCCTCGCTCGAATGCAGGACCCGAGTTTACTTCAAAAGATGTAA
- the LOC140968606 gene encoding protein HLB1-like, with protein sequence MSSKDYQSELQNGEPHPEAAVAPLSSDTLITPEPPSSDPEATDAPPASSTESIASPPSSDPEATDAPPAAEPDPHLVNAQPVNTEASPEEEISSELSDVDSRAVQSNETTGNEAKLTKAEGNRTFTMRELLNELKNGDLKNEDAREVDTPHSEPISEQQIEQNTAAMELINSVTGLDEEGRSRQKVLTFAARRYAGALERNPEDYDALYNWALVLQESADNVSPESSSPSKDALLEEACKKYEEATRLCPTLNDAYYNWAIAISDRAKMRGRTKEAEELWKQATKNYEKAVRLNWNSPQALNNWGLALQELSAIVPAREKQTIVKTAISKFRAAIRLQFDFHRAIYNLGTVLYGLAEDISRTGGHVSAKEVTPDELYCQSAIYIAAAHALKPNYSVYTSALKLVRSMLPLPYLKVGYLTAPPVGIPVAPHGDWKRTQFVLNHEGLQQMINLDQRQSSPSLSSKSADSPISKPAIKVNVADIVCVSACADLTLPPGAGLCIETIDEPVFLVSDSRESLEGWIDAIRLVYTIFARGKSDVLAGVITG encoded by the exons ATGTCTTCGAAAGATTATCAATCGGAATTACAAAATGGAGAACCCCATCCCGAAGCTGCTGTTGCACCGCTATCCTCCGATACTCTAATTACTCCCGAACCACCGTCTTCCGATCCCGAAGCTACTGATGCACCACCTGCATCCAGTACGGAATCCATAGCCTCACCTCCATCCTCCGATCCCGAAGCTACTGATGCACCGCCTGCCGCTGAGCCAGATCCCCATCTCGTCAATGCTCAACCAGTCAATACGGAAGCATCACCGGAAGAAGAAATTTCGTCAGAGTTGAGTGATGTTGACTCGCGTGCTGTGCAATCTAACGAAACTACGGGGAATGAAGCGAAGCTGACTAAGGCAGAGGGGAATAGGACCTTCACTATGCGGGAATTGTTGAATGAATTGAAAAATGGAGATCTAAAGAACGAGGACGCAAGAGAGGTCGATACTCCTCATAG TGAACCGATTTCGGAGCAGCAAATTGAACAGAATACTGCTGCTATGGAGTTGATTAATAGTGTTACTGGTCTTGATGAAGAAGGTAGATCTCGTCAAAAGGTTCTTACATTTGCTGCGAGAAG ATATGCTGGTGCGCTGGAGAGAAATCCAGAGGATTATGATGCTTTGTACAATTGGGCACTGGTTCTTCAG GAAAGTGCCGATAATGTCAGTCCAGAATCCAGTTCTCCTTCTAAGGATGCTTTACTTGAAGAGGCGTGTAAAAAGTACGAGGAGGCTACCCGTCTCTGCCCTACGCTAAATGAT GCTTATTATAACTGGGCTATAGCAATCTCTGATCGGGCAAAGATGCGTGGCCGTACAAAGGAAGCCGAAGAACTTTGGAAACAG gctacgaaaaattatgaaaaggCAGTCCGACTCAATTGGAACAGTCCCCAG GCGCTTAACAATTGGGGACTTGCTTTGCAG GAACTGAGTGCCATCGTTCCTGCTCGTGAAAAACAGACCATAGTGAAAACTGCTATTAGTAAG TTCCGTGCTGCGATTCGGTTGCAGTTTGATTTCCACCGGGCAATTTACAATTTGGGAACTGTCCTG TATGGATTAGCAGAGGATATTTCAAGAACTGGAGGTCACGTTAGTGCAAAGGAGGTCACCCCTGATGAGTTATATTGCCAGTCTGCTATCTACATTGCAGCTGCACATGCACTGAAACCTAATTACTCA GTTTACACTAGTGCATTGAAGCTTGTACGCTCTATG CTGCCTCTACCATATCTTAAGGTTGGATATCTGACTGCACCACCTGTGGGTATTCCAGTTGCACCTCATGGTGATTGGAAACGTACTCAGTTTGTACTAAATCATGAAGGGCTCCAACAG ATGATCAACCTGGATCAGAGGCAATCCTCACCAAGCCTTTCATCAAAATCAGCAGATTCACCTATTAGCAAACCTGCAATAAAAGTGAATGTCGCTGATATAGTCTGTGTATCAGCTTGTGCTGATTTAACCTTGCCACCTGGTGCAGGCCTCTGCATCGAAACAATTGATGAACCAGTTTTCTTG GTTAGTGATTCTCGGGAATCTTTGGAGGGGTGGATTGATGCTATTCGACTAGTTTACACAATTTTTGCACGGGGAAAGAGTGATGTTTTGGCAGGTGTAATAACTGGGTAA
- the LOC140968498 gene encoding uncharacterized protein — MKTAVITIPPPTYWRALLQDRFYFTPSVINQTLLSISRPVMTMKCSRNGAPESENRESLKDLLSDMVDDRVDLLLNKEENRLLLEGLEQASQRVERAKRELADIEKQEIEARIMDDYVKQLESRASEIAECQKEILEARLMVEEAECSLTEQGKVDSAKDKERLESVKAASIAAFTGILAQLPISVTRVGSSPQLILPLAITFVSCALFGVTFRYAIRRDLDSFHLKSGTAAAFGLVKGLGAVEGGPPLELDASSILSHAFDGAVYISESLLIFSFAGVALDFCINVGILSPFPIDKSVPRT; from the exons ATGAAAACCGCAGTAATCACAATCCCTCCGCCAACCTACTGGAGAGCTCTGCTCCAAGACAGATTTTACTTCACCCCCTCAGTCATCAACCAAACGCTTTTGTCAATTTCGAGACCAGTCATGACCATGAAATGCAGCAGAAACGGCGCCCCAGAAAGTGAAAATAGGGAGAGTTTGAAGGATTTGCTGTCTGATATGGTGGATGATAGAGTGGACCTACTGCTGAACAAGGAAGAAAATCGGCTTTTGTTGGAAGGACTCGAGCAAGCCTCGCAGAGGGTCGAAAGGGCTAAGAGAGAGCTTGCTGATATTGAGAAGCAAGAAATCGAGGCCAGAATTATGGACGACTATGTCAAGCAGCTAGAATCAAGAGCTTCCGAG ATTGCAGAATGCCAGAAAGAAATATTGGAAGCGAGATTGATGGTGGAAGAAGCAGAGTGTTCGTTGACAGAACAAGGCAAGGTTGACTCAGCCAAAGATAAGGAGAGACTGGAATCTGTTAAAGCTGCATCAATCGCTGCTTTTACTGGCATTCTTGCGCAACTTCCCATTTCGGTAACTCGGGTTGGTAGCAGCCCACAGCTGATTCTTCCTCTGGCAATCACCTTTGTTAGTTGTGCACTTTTTGGAGTAACTTTCCGCTATGCTATCAGAAGAGACTTGGACAGTTTTCATCTAAAATCAGGGACAGCTGCTGCCTTTGGCTTGGTCAAAG GCCTAGGTGCGGTGGAAGGTGGACCCCCATTGGAGCTAGATGCAAGCAGCATTTTGTCACACGCTTTTGATGGTGCTGTATACATTTCTGAAAGCCTTTTGATTTTTTCATTTGCTGGAGTAGCCCTAGATTTCTGCATCAATGTGGGAATTCTGAGTCCATTTCCAATTGATAAATCAGTTCCAAGGACATAA
- the LOC140968499 gene encoding uncharacterized protein isoform X2, producing MVPLTSTASHAASISLKPSFIPSLKPRYTRYNQLKVLRQRRLRGGKCKAEFWADSPVAMAIGACILNSLIFPVAPSPDDAEAESLIDSADARFAVMGIISFIPYFNWMSWVFAWLDTGNRRYAVYALVYLAPYLRPNLSISPEESWLPIGSILLCIAHIQLEASIKNGDLQGFQLFNEAAKRVSSLTHKKNDMNYEEKKRPPP from the exons ATGGTCCCTCTCACCTCCACTGCGTCTCATGCAGCTTCCATTTCGCTAAAACCCAGTTTTATACCATCCCTCAAACCTCGTTATACCAGATATAATCAACTCAAAGTACTCAGACAG AGGAGGTTAAGGGGTGGGAAGTGCAAAGCGGAGTTCTGGGCTGACTCGCCGGTGGCCATGGCAATTGGCGCGTGTATCCTTAACTCTCTGATTTTTCCGGTGGCTCCCTCACCGGATGATGCGGAAGCAGAATCACTTATTGACTCAGCCGACGCGAGGTTTGCTGTGATGGGAATCATTAGCTTCATTCCTTATTTCAATTGGATG AGTTGGGTGTTTGCTTGGTTGGATACTGGGAATCGACGCTATGCAGTCTATGCTCTTGTCTATTTAGCTCCTTACTTGAG GCCAAATTTATCAATATCTCCAGAGGAGAGCTGGCTGCCGATTGGTAGCATTCTTCTTTGTATCGCTCACATTCAG CTCGAAGCAAGTATTAAAAATGGAGATCTTCAGGGCTTCCAGTTATTTAATGAAGCAGCAAAACGTGTTTCATCTCTTACGCATAAGAAGAATGACATGAACTATGAAGAG AAAAAAAGGCCGCCGCCATAA
- the LOC140968499 gene encoding uncharacterized protein isoform X1 encodes MVPLTSTASHAASISLKPSFIPSLKPRYTRYNQLKVLRQRRLRGGKCKAEFWADSPVAMAIGACILNSLIFPVAPSPDDAEAESLIDSADARFAVMGIISFIPYFNWMSWVFAWLDTGNRRYAVYALVYLAPYLRPNLSISPEESWLPIGSILLCIAHIQLEASIKNGDLQGFQLFNEAAKRVSSLTHKKNDMNYEEDRKKGRRHNLSSASENFRNQIKGWNDPQKLVQDDQHSSEDEEYDE; translated from the exons ATGGTCCCTCTCACCTCCACTGCGTCTCATGCAGCTTCCATTTCGCTAAAACCCAGTTTTATACCATCCCTCAAACCTCGTTATACCAGATATAATCAACTCAAAGTACTCAGACAG AGGAGGTTAAGGGGTGGGAAGTGCAAAGCGGAGTTCTGGGCTGACTCGCCGGTGGCCATGGCAATTGGCGCGTGTATCCTTAACTCTCTGATTTTTCCGGTGGCTCCCTCACCGGATGATGCGGAAGCAGAATCACTTATTGACTCAGCCGACGCGAGGTTTGCTGTGATGGGAATCATTAGCTTCATTCCTTATTTCAATTGGATG AGTTGGGTGTTTGCTTGGTTGGATACTGGGAATCGACGCTATGCAGTCTATGCTCTTGTCTATTTAGCTCCTTACTTGAG GCCAAATTTATCAATATCTCCAGAGGAGAGCTGGCTGCCGATTGGTAGCATTCTTCTTTGTATCGCTCACATTCAG CTCGAAGCAAGTATTAAAAATGGAGATCTTCAGGGCTTCCAGTTATTTAATGAAGCAGCAAAACGTGTTTCATCTCTTACGCATAAGAAGAATGACATGAACTATGAAGAG GATAGAAAAAAAGGCCGCCGCCATAATCTATCATCAGCATCCGAAAATTTTAGAAATCAGATAAAGGGTTGGAATGATCCCCAGAAACTTGTTCAAGATGATCAACACTCGAGTGAAGATGAAGAGTACGATGAATGA